TGGGGGGTTGGTGCAGGGACCCAGGATCCTTGTTTGCTGGTTTgcggctggggggaagggggtgggcgTATCTTCTGGGcatcccttccccaggcaggTGGTGATGTCGGACCTGTTGCCGAAGTAGATGGTGTGGCTTTGGAGAAGTGAGGAAGGAGAACTTCTTGCTGGTAATGTCCACGTGGAAGGTGAAGATGGCAATAGCAGCGAGTCGGTGCCTCTCGGAGGGGAGAGCCTTTGGAGCAGCGTGTGTGTGGCCGTGAGACCTGTTCggagcagctcagcagggccaggctggagTCTGGCACGCTGGGTGCTCTTCAGTCCCAGCTCTTGAGGCGAATTTTTAGTAAGAGGAAGAAGTGTTCTGTCTAGGGGAAGGAGCTGCCGAGGGAAGGCGAAGTGATCTGCCTTAGGCCATGTGCTGGAGCAAGAGAGCGGATCCTCTGCTCCCCGTCCCGTGCCCTGTCCTCCAGATGCCACCTCTGCTGCAGAACTTCCTCCGCCTGCAAACCCTGCCCCTCCCGCTCCCACAGCCTCCCCGGCAGAAGTGCATCTGGTTATCTCTGAAGCCATCTGGCCCTTACTGAAACCTAGaggttccaccccctgcccccaatGCACCTTTCTCACCGGAGGATCTACCCCCgagggccgggggctgccctgctGGCACCTTCTCGTGCATTACACAGATGGTTGTGCCATGACAGTACCATGGTCCTGTCTGTACCCCATTCCTGACAGTCACGTACATCGTGAGGccatttggaagaaaattacttACTGGCCCCAGTGTGATTTGTTATCGGGGGAAAAGCAGCTTTCCATAGCTTTTGCTTGTAGTGTTTGCTAGGAATGGGTGCCTGGTATTCTCAGACGTGGCTGTTCCTGAATTATGGCTATTGCCGAGTAGACTTGGTGGATAAAGATCTGCCCTCACTTACACCCGTGCGTCTCCAATGACTTCAGAAGGATCCTTTTTATATCCTGCTCTTCTTACAGCACCATCATCTGAATTTCATGGGAAAACAGGGCAACAGAGCTTCACCAACAACAGCCGGCGCGCGAGCCGTTGGCTCTCGGGCCACGAGAAGGTGAGACCGTGGGCTAGCTGGGCAAACACCTGCGTGTCCTAAAGACAAACCCGGTGGGAAATCCCCCTGCCCTCTCGATCCTTGTTGACTCCCAGGGCCACAGCTCCAGCTGTGAGATTATCCGGTATTACAACGCTAACGGGAGGCTGAGATCACCACGTGTGAGCAGTGCAAGTCTGCCTGCTGCCCCTCCGGCGAAGCAGGGAGATGGCCTAGCAGCTCCCACTCAAGAGACATCCCACAGCAGGTTTGTTATTTGCATTGCTTTGAAACTGAGATTATTTCCATGCTTCCTTCTTCCAGGTTTCAAAACCAGGAAGACTTTCTTTTTATCACGCTTCTTCCGATTTCATGCCCTTTTCATCCATCAGCCCATGACACGCTGGCAATCTATTCCTTATTCCAAAGCTTTCTCCCAGAAAATCTGTAGAAAGGACATTCTGCCTGGtggtgtttttgttggtttttttcaaacatAGCTTTAAGGCAAAAGTTTGGCAATGCAAAGCAAAGTCTACATAAGGCCGCATGACTTGGATTTGCAACTCAGAACCTtacagcttggaaaaaaaaaaaataatccttatctTAAATAGTCAACTTTTTGCTCCAGGAAATTGTTTCGTTctcaaccaaaaagaaaaaaaaaaaaaaaagattctttaaatcccaaataaaatgttcttattGTTCTGGGCAGTCTGGACAAGCTAATGAGACTGAAGTTCAAAAAGTAACTAAAgtagggaagaaaaagacaaaagctcTACGGGTAGACATCAGTGTTAGTTTCTTCCCTTAGGAATCCAGTGACGAGACAGACCCCGGTCAAAGGTCTCCTCTTTAGCTTTAGCACAGTGAAATCCGTCCCAATGGGAGAAGGTAGAATGGTTGCATTTGTTGAATGACTAAAAAGTGCATTTTGATTTTGCTCAGATTATACGTGTGTATTCTAATACCTAAGTGATTGTTTTGCTtcaggttgtttttgttttttattctccCTTTTAGTGCCGGGACGCCAGGTGTATATTATCGATGTTTTGGAGGTATCACCACAAGTGGTGGTCCATCCTTTGGCCTCCACATGAGTACCTGAGCATCATTGGCATTGGGTTTGACAAGGGCACTGGGTGGTATTGGCTCATTCTTGCTAAGGACCTGGGGCTGCTCTTGAGCAGAGGGCTCCTGCAGCTTGGCACGCTGCCCCAGGGGTCTGCTGGGATTCACCTCAATGCCCAGCCTCATGCGCCATTTGATAGTCTGCAAGGTCACCATTTCGTTGGTAGCCGTGTTGGTTGCAACCAGCCAGGTGGTGAAGCTTTGATCCCGGTGAATGCTTGTGAGTTTGGCCACATTGCTCTCACTGACAGGCACGGCCCACGTCACGCTCGGGTAAAAGTTGTCGTTCATACTGATGTTGAACTTGGACTCCTTCTTTGTGGGACCCACGATGGTGCAGGTTTCTGTCGTGTTTCCATACCAGGGATAGTTCACTCCATCTGAGTCGCTGATGGCCTGGATTTTACCATCCAGTAGATCCGGAAGCTCCCAACTTGACCTGCAATAAGCAACAACAAATTAAGGATAATGCATTAATTAACTAGTTTAGAAACATGCCAAACTTTGAGGAAGGAGTTGTGAATGCATCCCCCCTTTAGCTTTTACTGGAATTTGTGCCTTTCACACCATCCCGCCGAAAAAGCTCATCCCTGCCATTAATACTGTCTGCAGATTTCCAGGACTGGTCACCAAAGTCTATCCTGCTGTTCAACGCCACTGAGGAACCACCACCCGGCAGGGCCAGGGCTTTCCTTGCAGGGACCGGTGGCTACCTGGAGCGGTTCAAAATATGTGGGTTTTTAAGTGATGCTGCAAAGGGCAGGTGCTCAGCAAACTCCGGTGTTGGAGAAAATCCAGCACTGGAGTTCTCCTCTTGCAGCTCCCCAGCTGCCGGAGCACGGCTGAACACaaggactcgctccagcaccgcGTGGGGGATCTTCTGCCTCTTGGGCTGGTGAGCGCAGGGCTCGGGGCTGAGGTTCCTCCTCTCAACAGCATAAAAATCTCCCGCGTGGGCAGAAGAACGGGCAA
The genomic region above belongs to Rissa tridactyla isolate bRisTri1 chromosome 14, bRisTri1.patW.cur.20221130, whole genome shotgun sequence and contains:
- the FAM78A gene encoding protein FAM78A, which produces MGCIQSISCKSKVFRESISVIEVKASIDPIPTSIDESSSVVLRYRTPHFRASAQVLVPPIPKKETWIVGWIQACSHMEFYNHYGEQGMSSWELPDLLDGKIQAISDSDGVNYPWYGNTTETCTIVGPTKKESKFNISMNDNFYPSVTWAVPVSESNVAKLTSIHRDQSFTTWLVATNTATNEMVTLQTIKWRMRLGIEVNPSRPLGQRAKLQEPSAQEQPQVLSKNEPIPPSALVKPNANDAQVLMWRPKDGPPLVVIPPKHR